One Pseudomonas muyukensis DNA segment encodes these proteins:
- a CDS encoding TonB-dependent siderophore receptor codes for MNNNKPLLPLRRLALALAVSAAAGNSYADTLHIAAQPLAGALQQLGQQTHLQLFFSPQLVAGKQAPAVSGEWAPEQALQQLLQGSGLTFEQSADTVVLKPAESAGAQATGSLELAPTDIKVVGDWLGDADQSVVQNHPGARTVVRREAMVEQGAMNVRDVLRGIPGVQVQDSNGTGGSDLSLNVGVRGLTSRLSPRSTVLIDGIPAAFAPYGQPQLSMAPISSGNLDSIDVVRGAGSVRYGPQNVGGVINFVTRAIPEKATGELSTTVETSRHGGWKHTESAFVGGTADNGMGVALLYTGVNGNGYRERNNGNDIDDVMLKTHWAPTDVDEFWLNFHYYDGRADMPGGLTQAQYDHNPYQSLRDYDYFSGRRKDVSFKWLRQIDDATQFEVLTYYTDSFRGSAIAARDMKTLSSYPRNYHTFAIEPRLSRIFFVGPTTQEVSVGYRYLKEAMREQSTRLALIDNVPTVTPTSDGHVFQDRSGGTEASAYYIDDKIDVGNWTITPGIRFEHINTDWRDRPVLDANQRPVAEKNRSITSNEPLPALSVMYHLSDAWKLFANYETSFGSLQYFQLGQGGSGDSTANGLEPEKAKTYEIGTRYDNGHWAGELTAFYIDFDDELQYISNDIGWTNLGATKHQGIEASARYDLSGLDPRLQGLSVNAGYTYTRATYEGEIPGFKGRDLPFYSRQVATAGLRYQVNRWTWNLDAYAQSKQRAPGTGMNANGSFNGNYITEPSADGQYGDIPGYVTWHARGGYGFGPQLSNLKLAAGVKNLFDKQYFTRSSDNNAGIYVGEPRTFYVQASVGF; via the coding sequence GTGAACAACAATAAGCCCCTTCTCCCGCTGCGCCGCCTGGCGCTGGCCTTGGCGGTCAGTGCCGCGGCAGGCAACAGCTATGCCGACACCTTGCATATCGCGGCCCAGCCCCTGGCTGGCGCCTTGCAGCAACTCGGCCAGCAGACCCACCTGCAACTGTTTTTCAGCCCGCAACTGGTGGCCGGCAAGCAGGCCCCGGCGGTGTCGGGCGAGTGGGCGCCGGAACAGGCGCTGCAGCAACTGCTGCAAGGCAGCGGGCTGACCTTCGAGCAATCCGCCGACACCGTGGTGCTCAAGCCGGCCGAAAGCGCCGGCGCCCAGGCCACCGGCAGCCTGGAGCTGGCGCCGACCGACATCAAGGTGGTGGGTGACTGGCTGGGCGATGCCGACCAGAGCGTGGTGCAGAACCACCCTGGCGCGCGCACCGTGGTCCGGCGCGAGGCGATGGTCGAGCAGGGCGCGATGAACGTGCGCGATGTGCTGCGCGGTATTCCGGGCGTGCAGGTGCAGGATTCCAACGGCACCGGCGGCAGCGACTTGTCGCTGAACGTGGGGGTGCGCGGCCTGACCTCGCGCCTGTCGCCACGCTCCACGGTGCTGATCGACGGCATCCCGGCGGCCTTCGCCCCCTATGGCCAGCCGCAGTTGTCGATGGCGCCGATCTCCTCGGGCAACCTCGACAGCATCGACGTGGTGCGCGGCGCCGGGTCCGTGCGCTATGGCCCGCAGAACGTCGGTGGGGTGATCAACTTCGTCACTCGGGCGATTCCCGAGAAGGCCACCGGCGAGCTGTCGACCACTGTGGAAACCTCGCGTCATGGGGGCTGGAAGCACACCGAGTCGGCCTTCGTCGGTGGCACCGCCGACAACGGCATGGGCGTGGCCCTGCTGTACACCGGGGTCAACGGCAATGGCTACCGCGAGCGCAACAACGGCAACGACATCGACGACGTGATGCTCAAGACCCACTGGGCACCGACCGATGTCGACGAGTTCTGGCTCAATTTCCACTACTACGATGGCCGCGCCGACATGCCCGGCGGCCTGACCCAGGCCCAGTACGACCATAACCCCTACCAGTCGCTGCGCGACTACGACTACTTCAGTGGCCGGCGCAAGGATGTGTCGTTCAAGTGGCTGCGGCAGATCGACGACGCCACCCAGTTCGAGGTACTGACCTACTACACCGACAGTTTCCGCGGCAGCGCCATTGCCGCGCGCGACATGAAGACCCTGTCATCCTACCCGCGCAACTACCACACCTTCGCCATCGAGCCGCGGCTGTCGCGAATCTTCTTCGTCGGCCCGACCACCCAGGAAGTCAGCGTTGGCTATCGCTACCTGAAGGAAGCCATGCGCGAGCAGTCCACCCGCCTGGCGCTGATCGACAATGTGCCGACCGTGACCCCGACCTCCGATGGCCATGTGTTCCAGGACCGCAGCGGCGGCACCGAGGCCAGTGCCTACTACATCGACGACAAGATCGACGTGGGCAACTGGACCATCACCCCGGGCATACGCTTCGAGCACATCAACACCGACTGGCGCGATCGCCCGGTGCTGGACGCCAACCAGCGTCCGGTGGCGGAGAAGAATCGCAGCATCACCAGCAACGAGCCGCTGCCGGCATTGAGCGTGATGTACCACCTGTCCGACGCCTGGAAGCTGTTCGCCAACTACGAGACTTCGTTCGGCAGCTTGCAGTATTTCCAGCTCGGCCAGGGCGGCAGCGGCGACAGCACTGCCAACGGCCTGGAGCCGGAGAAGGCCAAGACCTACGAGATCGGCACGCGCTATGACAACGGTCATTGGGCAGGTGAACTGACTGCGTTCTACATCGATTTCGACGATGAGTTGCAGTACATCAGCAACGATATCGGCTGGACCAACCTGGGGGCGACCAAGCACCAGGGCATCGAGGCCTCGGCGCGCTACGACCTGTCCGGCCTGGACCCGCGCCTGCAAGGGTTGTCGGTGAATGCCGGGTACACCTATACCCGTGCCACCTACGAAGGCGAGATTCCTGGGTTCAAGGGCCGCGACCTGCCGTTCTATTCGCGCCAGGTGGCCACCGCCGGGTTGCGCTACCAGGTCAACCGCTGGACCTGGAACCTGGATGCCTACGCCCAGTCGAAGCAGCGCGCGCCGGGCACCGGGATGAACGCCAATGGCAGCTTCAACGGCAACTACATCACCGAGCCGAGCGCCGACGGGCAGTATGGCGATATTCCGGGGTACGTGACCTGGCATGCCCGTGGCGGGTATGGATTCGGCCCACAGCTGTCGAACCTGAAGCTGGCGGCGGGGGTGAAGAACCTGTTCGACAAGCAGTATTTCACCCGCTCCAGCGACAACAATGCCGGCATCTATGTGGGTGAGCCGCGTACGTTCTATGTGCAGGCCAGTGTAGGGTTCTGA
- a CDS encoding FecR family protein, translating into MKQHPVGEQAAAWFARVQDAPQDPALRLALEQWLAQDPRHAEEYARLDHLWRAADLIPRQRLAALCQAQPVRQLPRRRLLRQALAAGLALAALGLGWSGWQYRQLNHHDTLSTALGERRRVELPDGSQLELNSATQLQVAFSAGRRHVQLSRGEAMFIVAHDSSRPFVVSTAQGQVTVTGTRFDVRQDAHSTRVAVEQGSVRVQGAGASRAQLTAGQGAHIDPQGQVAAPYAIDANALTAWRHGKLVFDNAPLGEVVAEVSRYRTQPLRVAPGKVANLRLSSTFSSDDPDALLRALPNILPVAVRQHADGSSEIIAK; encoded by the coding sequence ATGAAACAGCACCCCGTGGGCGAGCAGGCGGCCGCCTGGTTCGCCCGGGTCCAGGATGCGCCACAGGACCCGGCCTTGCGCCTGGCCTTGGAGCAGTGGCTGGCGCAGGACCCTCGGCACGCCGAGGAGTATGCGCGCCTGGACCACCTGTGGCGGGCGGCCGACTTGATCCCGCGCCAGCGCCTGGCTGCGCTGTGTCAGGCGCAGCCGGTGCGCCAGTTGCCGCGTCGGCGGCTGTTGCGCCAGGCCTTGGCGGCGGGGCTCGCGTTGGCGGCGTTGGGCCTGGGCTGGAGTGGTTGGCAGTACCGGCAGCTCAACCACCACGACACCCTGAGCACCGCGCTGGGTGAACGCCGCCGGGTCGAGTTGCCCGACGGTTCGCAGCTGGAACTCAACAGCGCCACCCAGTTGCAGGTGGCGTTCTCGGCTGGCCGTCGCCATGTGCAACTGAGCCGGGGCGAGGCGATGTTCATCGTCGCCCATGACAGCAGTCGGCCATTCGTGGTCAGTACCGCGCAAGGCCAGGTGACCGTTACCGGGACCCGCTTCGACGTGCGCCAGGATGCGCACAGCACCCGGGTGGCGGTGGAGCAGGGCTCGGTGCGGGTGCAGGGTGCTGGAGCCTCGCGGGCACAACTGACGGCGGGCCAGGGGGCGCATATCGACCCGCAGGGCCAGGTCGCCGCGCCCTATGCCATCGATGCCAATGCACTGACCGCCTGGCGCCACGGCAAGCTGGTGTTCGACAACGCCCCGCTTGGTGAAGTGGTGGCCGAAGTGTCGCGCTACCGCACCCAGCCACTGCGGGTGGCGCCGGGCAAGGTGGCCAACCTGCGCCTGTCGAGCACCTTCAGCAGCGATGACCCGGATGCCTTGTTGCGGGCCCTGCCGAACATTCTGCCGGTAGCTGTGCGCCAGCACGCGGACGGCTCCAGCGAAATAATCGCGAAATAG
- a CDS encoding sigma-70 family RNA polymerase sigma factor: MRNITIRNLFCLPDEPTVSGHKGFLDHYHELIGTWTRKLRSRQQAEDLTHDAFVRVLENPREQVEQPRAYLHQTARNIAVDGYRREDRRQALALEAFTQPAEACDPETYMHALELADRVERALAELPLNCRRVFVWQKLEGLTQAEIAERMGLTKNMVEKYMIRTLRHLREHLDVSAG; encoded by the coding sequence ATGCGAAACATTACTATTCGCAACCTATTCTGCCTCCCTGACGAACCGACCGTGTCCGGACACAAAGGCTTCCTCGACCACTACCACGAGCTGATCGGCACCTGGACGCGCAAGTTGCGCAGTCGTCAGCAGGCCGAGGACCTCACCCACGATGCCTTCGTCCGCGTGCTGGAAAACCCGCGTGAACAGGTCGAGCAGCCGCGCGCCTACCTGCACCAGACCGCGCGCAATATCGCCGTGGACGGCTATCGCCGCGAGGACCGGCGCCAGGCCCTGGCGCTGGAGGCCTTCACGCAACCCGCCGAGGCTTGCGACCCGGAAACCTACATGCACGCCCTGGAGCTGGCCGACCGCGTCGAGCGGGCGCTGGCCGAGCTGCCGCTGAACTGCCGGCGGGTGTTCGTCTGGCAGAAACTGGAGGGGCTGACCCAGGCGGAGATCGCCGAGCGCATGGGTTTGACCAAGAACATGGTCGAAAAGTATATGATCCGCACGCTCCGACATCTGCGTGAGCACCTGGATGTGTCGGCAGGATGA
- a CDS encoding type III PLP-dependent enzyme — MSIQVEDYFARDTFQKMKAFADKQETPFVLIDTQMISQAYDDLRAGFEFAKVYYAVKANPAVEIIDLLKEKGSSFDIASIYELDKVLGRGVSADRISYGNTIKKSKDIRYFYDKGVRLYATDSEADLRNIAKAAPGSKVYVRILTEGSTTADWPLSRKFGCQTDMAMDLLILARDLGLVPYGISFHVGSQQRDISVWDAAIAKVKVIFERLKQEDGIELKLINMGGGFPANYITRTNSLETYAEEIIRFLKEDFGDDLPEIILEPGRSLIANAGILVSEVVLVARKSRTAVERWIYTDVGKFSGLIETMDEAIKFPIWTEKKGETEEVVIAGPTCDSADIMYENYKYGLPLNLAIGDRLYWLSTGAYTTSYSAVEFNGFPPLKAYYL, encoded by the coding sequence ATGTCGATCCAGGTCGAAGACTATTTCGCGCGTGACACTTTCCAGAAGATGAAGGCGTTCGCCGACAAGCAGGAAACCCCGTTCGTACTCATCGATACCCAGATGATCAGCCAGGCCTATGACGACCTGCGCGCAGGTTTCGAATTCGCCAAGGTCTACTACGCGGTCAAGGCCAACCCGGCCGTGGAAATCATCGACCTGCTCAAAGAGAAAGGTTCGAGCTTCGACATCGCCTCGATCTACGAGCTGGACAAGGTCCTCGGCCGTGGCGTCAGCGCCGACCGCATCAGCTATGGCAATACCATCAAGAAGTCCAAGGACATCCGCTACTTCTATGACAAGGGCGTGCGCCTGTACGCCACCGACTCCGAAGCCGACCTGCGCAACATCGCCAAGGCCGCGCCGGGCTCGAAAGTCTATGTGCGCATCCTCACCGAAGGCTCCACCACCGCCGACTGGCCGCTGTCGCGCAAGTTCGGCTGCCAGACCGACATGGCCATGGACCTGCTGATCCTCGCCCGCGACCTGGGCCTGGTGCCATACGGCATCTCCTTCCACGTCGGCTCCCAGCAGCGTGACATCAGCGTCTGGGACGCAGCCATCGCCAAGGTCAAGGTGATCTTCGAGCGCCTCAAGCAAGAAGACGGCATCGAGCTGAAGCTGATCAACATGGGCGGTGGCTTCCCGGCCAACTACATCACCCGCACCAACAGCCTGGAAACCTACGCCGAGGAAATCATCCGCTTCCTCAAGGAAGACTTCGGCGACGACCTGCCGGAAATCATCCTCGAGCCAGGCCGCTCGCTGATCGCCAACGCCGGTATCCTGGTCAGCGAAGTGGTGCTGGTGGCGCGCAAGTCGCGCACCGCCGTCGAGCGCTGGATCTACACCGACGTGGGCAAGTTCTCCGGCCTGATCGAAACCATGGACGAGGCGATCAAGTTCCCGATCTGGACCGAGAAGAAAGGTGAAACCGAGGAAGTGGTGATCGCCGGCCCGACCTGCGACAGCGCCGACATCATGTACGAGAACTACAAGTACGGCCTGCCGCTGAACCTGGCCATCGGTGACCGCCTGTACTGGTTGTCGACCGGTGCCTACACCACCAGCTACAGCGCGGTGGAGTTCAATGGCTTCCCGCCGCTGAAGGCCTACTACCTGTAA
- a CDS encoding tetratricopeptide repeat protein, producing MSYQLRREEVVDAAGLRAMLEHSPGQAAQAILAAAGQGVLEAQLLLGQILLDGQGIEADEVVARRWFGIAAQGGSAMAHNMLGRCLEHGWGGEVNLAQAAIHYAHAADAGLDWGMYNLGNLLATGRGVPANQAQALGCYEQAAQLGHAKSMNLYGRYLEQGIATTASPARAVRWYRRSAEAGDFRGMFSLALVLVERGEVAEAGPWLERARVEGNLNFLRSALVTLQGAGPVLEAFAARYAEEIEQHRF from the coding sequence GTGTCTTATCAATTGCGCCGTGAAGAGGTGGTGGACGCGGCCGGGCTGCGGGCAATGCTCGAGCACAGCCCGGGCCAGGCGGCCCAGGCGATCCTCGCCGCAGCCGGGCAGGGAGTGCTCGAGGCCCAGCTGTTGCTGGGGCAGATCCTGCTCGATGGGCAAGGCATCGAAGCTGATGAAGTGGTCGCCCGGCGCTGGTTCGGCATTGCCGCCCAGGGCGGCAGCGCCATGGCCCACAACATGCTCGGGCGTTGCCTGGAGCACGGCTGGGGCGGCGAGGTGAACCTGGCGCAGGCCGCTATTCATTACGCCCACGCGGCGGATGCCGGGCTGGACTGGGGCATGTACAACCTGGGCAACCTGCTGGCTACCGGACGTGGCGTGCCGGCCAACCAGGCCCAGGCGCTGGGGTGCTACGAACAGGCGGCCCAGTTGGGGCATGCCAAGTCGATGAACCTGTATGGGCGTTACCTGGAGCAGGGCATTGCCACCACCGCGAGCCCGGCGCGGGCGGTGCGCTGGTATCGCCGTTCAGCCGAGGCGGGGGATTTTCGCGGGATGTTCAGCCTGGCGCTGGTGCTGGTCGAGCGCGGCGAGGTTGCCGAGGCTGGGCCGTGGCTGGAGCGGGCGCGGGTCGAGGGCAACCTGAACTTCCTGCGTAGCGCGCTGGTGACGTTGCAGGGCGCGGGGCCGGTGCTGGAGGCCTTTGCGGCGCGGTATGCCGAGGAGATCGAGCAGCACAGATTTTAG
- a CDS encoding Fe2+-dependent dioxygenase codes for MLLHIPGLFDADEILRIREALEQADWADGKVTAGYQSAKAKHNLQLPEGHALAKEIGGALIDRLWRNPLFMSAALPHKVFPPLINCYREGGSFDFHIDNALRQPKGSAERVRTDLSSTLFLSDPHSYDGGELVIQDTYGVREVKLAAGDLVLYPGTSLHKVNPVTRGARYAAFFWTQSLVREDSQRTLLFEMDNAIRQLGADVPEHPSLLQLTGTYHNLLRRWAEV; via the coding sequence ATGCTGCTTCATATTCCCGGGCTGTTCGATGCCGACGAAATCTTGCGTATCCGCGAGGCCCTGGAGCAGGCCGACTGGGCCGATGGCAAGGTCACCGCGGGCTATCAGTCGGCCAAGGCCAAGCACAACCTGCAACTGCCCGAGGGCCATGCGCTGGCCAAGGAGATCGGCGGCGCGTTGATCGACCGCCTGTGGCGCAACCCGCTGTTCATGTCGGCGGCGCTGCCGCACAAGGTGTTCCCGCCGTTGATCAATTGCTATCGCGAGGGCGGCAGCTTCGACTTTCATATCGACAATGCCCTGCGCCAGCCCAAGGGCAGTGCCGAGCGGGTGCGCACCGACCTGTCCTCGACGCTGTTCCTGAGCGACCCGCACAGCTACGACGGCGGCGAACTGGTGATCCAGGACACCTATGGCGTGCGCGAGGTCAAGCTGGCCGCCGGCGACCTGGTACTGTACCCCGGCACCAGCCTGCACAAGGTCAACCCGGTGACCCGGGGCGCGCGCTATGCCGCGTTCTTCTGGACCCAGAGCCTGGTTCGCGAGGACAGCCAGCGCACCTTGCTGTTCGAGATGGACAATGCCATCCGCCAGCTCGGCGCCGATGTGCCCGAGCACCCCTCGCTGCTGCAGCTGACTGGCACCTACCACAACCTGCTGCGCCGCTGGGCCGAGGTCTGA
- a CDS encoding TonB-dependent receptor, with product MRHVPTAVSSPRLLVSAIGVAVTTAAAAQVASAAQANDAAISLDATSVNATQDTTSYKADTASSKKYTAPLRETPKSVTVIPQQVIRDTGATTLVDALRTTPGITFGAGEGGNPAGDRPIIRGFNAESDVFVDGMRDVASQSREIFNVESVEVSKGPGSAFTGAGSTGGSLNLVTKTAKLGDAYNGGFTWGSDQTKRTTLDLNKQMTDSSAFRLNLMKHEANVAGRDGVDVSRWGVAPSFAFGLGTDTRVTVGYYHLKTDDMPDYGIPLTRSATRSKYNVDKPAHVDRDNFYGLNSRDYRKTSNDSGTIRIEHDLNDNLTLSNSFRMSRSTLDYIVTNPDDSKGNVANGTVYRSTKNRNSTSKGWVNQTDLSAKFNTGFIEHSLVTGLEFTYSDTHNRGYVITSSAGTGTTCNPALLGSGDCTSLYDPSPKDGWSGTITDSPAYTDTDTKTRAAYVFDTLTFNEQWSLNLGLRYDDYQTKSSGYSTGGRGSVAGDFSRENNAHLWNYQLGVVYKPLPNGSIYAAWSTSSNPSGETSGNGGLELAANNSNLDPERNRNYEIGTKWDFFDENLSLTAALFRTDKTNARVTDPDNATYQVLDGEQRVQGLELTYAGNLTSKWKVYGGYTYMESEIVKTTTAANQGNHMPSTPRNNFTFWSTYDIVPQLTVGAGATFVDSRFGDEANSVEVPSYWRYDAMATYRLTKNVDLQLNLQNLTDKRYFDQVFSTHYAHVAAGRTALMSANFHF from the coding sequence ATGCGTCACGTGCCAACCGCTGTGAGTTCACCACGCCTGCTCGTTTCCGCCATTGGCGTCGCCGTTACCACCGCCGCTGCAGCTCAGGTTGCATCCGCCGCGCAAGCCAACGATGCTGCCATTTCGCTAGATGCGACCAGCGTGAACGCGACGCAGGACACCACCAGCTACAAGGCCGATACTGCCAGCTCGAAAAAGTACACGGCGCCACTGCGCGAAACCCCAAAGAGTGTCACCGTCATCCCGCAACAAGTGATTCGTGATACCGGCGCAACCACCTTGGTAGATGCGCTGCGTACGACGCCAGGCATCACCTTCGGCGCTGGCGAAGGCGGCAACCCTGCCGGCGACCGCCCGATCATCCGTGGCTTCAACGCCGAGAGCGACGTTTTCGTCGACGGCATGCGAGACGTCGCCTCGCAAAGCCGGGAAATCTTCAACGTCGAATCGGTCGAAGTCAGTAAAGGTCCTGGTTCGGCCTTCACTGGCGCGGGCTCCACAGGTGGCAGCCTGAACCTGGTCACCAAAACAGCAAAGCTGGGTGATGCTTATAACGGTGGGTTCACCTGGGGTAGCGATCAAACCAAGCGCACCACGCTGGATCTGAACAAGCAAATGACCGACAGTTCGGCATTTCGCTTGAACCTGATGAAGCACGAAGCCAACGTCGCGGGTCGCGATGGCGTGGATGTAAGCCGTTGGGGTGTTGCCCCGTCTTTCGCCTTTGGCCTGGGTACCGATACCCGCGTGACGGTAGGCTACTACCACCTCAAGACCGACGATATGCCGGACTACGGTATCCCACTGACGCGCAGCGCCACGCGCAGCAAATACAACGTGGACAAGCCCGCGCATGTCGACCGTGACAACTTCTACGGTCTCAACAGCCGCGACTACCGCAAGACCAGCAACGACAGCGGGACCATCCGGATCGAGCACGATCTGAACGACAACTTGACGCTGTCCAATAGCTTCCGGATGTCGCGCTCGACGCTCGACTACATCGTGACCAACCCTGATGACAGCAAGGGCAACGTTGCCAACGGCACCGTCTATCGGTCCACCAAGAACCGCAACTCCACCTCTAAGGGCTGGGTCAACCAGACCGACCTCAGCGCCAAGTTCAACACCGGGTTCATCGAGCACAGCCTGGTTACAGGCCTGGAGTTCACCTACAGCGACACACACAACCGTGGCTATGTAATCACCTCCAGTGCCGGTACAGGCACAACCTGCAACCCTGCTCTGCTAGGTTCAGGTGACTGCACCAGCCTGTACGATCCGTCTCCGAAGGACGGTTGGTCGGGCACCATCACCGACAGCCCGGCCTATACCGACACCGACACCAAAACCCGCGCCGCTTACGTTTTCGATACGCTGACATTCAATGAGCAGTGGTCGCTGAACCTTGGTCTGCGCTATGACGATTACCAGACCAAATCCAGCGGTTACAGCACCGGCGGACGCGGCTCAGTGGCCGGTGACTTCTCCCGTGAGAACAATGCGCACCTGTGGAACTACCAACTGGGTGTAGTCTACAAACCGCTGCCCAATGGCAGCATCTACGCAGCCTGGTCGACCTCCAGCAACCCATCGGGTGAGACCAGCGGCAATGGCGGCTTAGAACTCGCGGCCAACAACAGCAACCTCGATCCAGAACGCAACCGCAACTATGAGATCGGAACCAAGTGGGACTTCTTCGACGAAAACCTCTCGCTGACAGCAGCGCTGTTCCGGACCGACAAGACCAACGCACGCGTGACTGACCCAGACAACGCCACCTACCAGGTACTGGACGGAGAACAACGCGTCCAAGGGTTGGAACTGACCTATGCCGGCAATCTGACCAGCAAATGGAAGGTCTATGGCGGCTACACCTACATGGAAAGTGAAATCGTCAAGACCACCACCGCTGCAAACCAAGGCAACCACATGCCAAGCACGCCGCGGAACAACTTCACCTTCTGGTCAACCTACGACATTGTTCCTCAACTGACGGTCGGCGCCGGCGCAACCTTCGTCGATTCACGCTTCGGGGATGAGGCCAACTCTGTCGAGGTGCCGTCCTACTGGCGTTATGACGCGATGGCAACCTATCGTCTGACCAAGAACGTCGACCTGCAGTTGAATCTGCAAAACCTTACGGACAAACGCTACTTCGACCAAGTGTTTTCCACCCACTACGCACACGTTGCAGCGGGTCGTACAGCACTCATGAGCGCCAACTTCCACTTCTGA